In Nitrosophilus labii, the following proteins share a genomic window:
- a CDS encoding transposase produces the protein MEKLNKNQEEIKRFTAKKKASIVMDIFQGKTTVTEVARKYDLTPGEIEEWMEDARRDMENQLRARPKDIAAIYEEKIKDMKAVIGELTLENIALKKYDALFGKEKK, from the coding sequence ATGGAGAAATTAAATAAAAATCAAGAAGAGATAAAGCGTTTTACAGCAAAAAAGAAAGCTTCCATCGTTATGGATATTTTTCAAGGAAAAACAACAGTAACTGAAGTTGCGAGAAAGTATGATTTGACGCCTGGGGAAATAGAGGAGTGGATGGAAGATGCACGCAGAGATATGGAGAATCAGCTTCGTGCCAGACCTAAAGATATTGCTGCTATATATGAAGAGAAGATAAAAGATATGAAGGCAGTCATCGGTGAATTGACATTGGAGAATATCGCATTAAAAAAGTACGACGCTCTGTTCGGAAAAGAGAAGAAGTGA
- a CDS encoding IS3 family transposase, protein MQVQSEMRSEGYSISITKLCSLFELPCRSFYYKPIKRMQKLDEGRVKKVKEMIEKFPTYGYRRLALLLGMNKKAVQCILQLKSWQVRKRSKGHRPRAKMMPSRSHYPNQRWAIDMTRIYSINDGWSTLACMIDTCTCEIVGWRLSKSGKANTAEAALQEDLIYRFGRLQRLKEPIVLRSDNDLVFSSKSFTKTIKDYNFTQEFITPYTPEQNGMIERFFRTIKEECIWHYNFKSLKEANKIIGEWINFYNQKRKHSALQYKTPAEVFRLVA, encoded by the coding sequence ATGCAAGTTCAGAGCGAGATGAGAAGTGAAGGTTACTCAATCAGCATCACAAAGCTTTGTTCTCTTTTTGAACTTCCATGCAGGAGCTTTTATTATAAACCAATTAAAAGAATGCAAAAACTAGATGAAGGGCGTGTTAAAAAAGTCAAAGAGATGATTGAAAAGTTTCCAACGTATGGCTATCGTCGTTTAGCTTTGCTGCTTGGAATGAACAAAAAAGCAGTGCAGTGCATTCTGCAACTAAAAAGTTGGCAGGTAAGAAAGCGTTCCAAAGGGCATAGGCCAAGAGCCAAAATGATGCCTTCACGTTCACACTATCCCAATCAAAGATGGGCAATCGATATGACCCGCATCTACAGTATCAATGATGGCTGGAGTACTTTAGCTTGCATGATTGATACTTGTACCTGTGAAATCGTTGGATGGAGACTCTCAAAAAGCGGTAAAGCAAACACAGCAGAGGCAGCTTTGCAAGAAGATCTAATCTACCGTTTCGGAAGACTCCAGCGATTGAAAGAGCCCATTGTATTACGAAGCGACAATGATCTAGTTTTTAGCAGCAAATCATTCACCAAAACAATCAAAGATTATAATTTTACTCAGGAATTTATTACTCCCTACACTCCTGAACAAAATGGTATGATTGAAAGGTTCTTCCGAACCATCAAGGAAGAGTGTATCTGGCACTATAACTTCAAATCACTCAAGGAGGCTAATAAAATTATTGGAGAATGGATCAATTTTTACAATCAAAAACGAAAGCATTCAGCGCTGCAGTACAAAACGCCCGCAGAAGTGTTTCGTTTAGTAGCTTAG
- the acs gene encoding acetate--CoA ligase: MEQVPIFDPSEEIKKVAKIKSMDEYWNLVKEAEKDYEGFWAKFAKEKIDWVEPFEKVLDDSNAPFYKWFVGGKLNVSYQCIDRHLEKRKNKAAIIWEGEPGDKRVITYLELYYEVNRFANLLKNRFGIKKGDRVVIYMPMIPEAAFAMLACARIGAIHSVVFGGFSAEALRDRIVDAKAKLVITADGAYRRGKPYLLKPVVDVALAKDCESVEAVLVVRRNNEKIDWHEGRDYDYNQLIQNESGKCEPEIMDSEDPLFLLYTSGSTGKPKGVQHAQAGYILWAQLTMEWVFDIKDEDTYWCTADVGWITGHTYIVYGPLAAGATTMMYEGVPVYPDPGRWWRMIEEYKVNQFYTAPTAIRLLHKLGENEPKKYDLRSLRILGTVGEPINPDAWLWYFNEVGGGKCPIVDTWWQTETGGHMISPLPGATPIKPGSATFSLPGIFAEIIDQEGNKKEPNEKGYLCITKPWPSMIRTIWGDPDRFVKSYFGTCKKDGKPVYFSGDGAIYDEEGYIWITGRMDDVINVSGHRLGTAEIEAAIGHHPRVAECAVVGKPHEVKGESVFAFVVLKDDEGLADEVELTKEINEVITKDIGPLAKADEIAFVPGLPKTRSGKIMRRILRAIAKGEEIKQDTSTLEDPSVVEKIIQIVQK, encoded by the coding sequence ATGGAACAAGTACCTATTTTCGATCCTAGTGAAGAGATAAAAAAAGTAGCCAAAATAAAAAGTATGGACGAATACTGGAATTTGGTAAAAGAGGCCGAAAAAGATTATGAAGGATTCTGGGCTAAATTTGCAAAAGAAAAGATTGATTGGGTAGAACCTTTTGAAAAGGTCTTGGACGATTCAAACGCACCTTTTTACAAATGGTTCGTAGGCGGAAAACTAAATGTCAGTTATCAGTGTATAGATAGACATTTGGAAAAAAGAAAAAACAAAGCCGCCATTATATGGGAAGGCGAACCTGGAGATAAAAGAGTTATCACATATCTTGAGCTATATTACGAAGTTAACAGATTTGCAAATCTATTAAAAAACAGATTTGGCATTAAAAAGGGTGATCGTGTCGTTATCTATATGCCAATGATACCTGAGGCGGCTTTTGCGATGCTAGCTTGTGCTAGAATCGGAGCGATTCACTCTGTTGTTTTTGGTGGATTTAGCGCCGAGGCCTTAAGAGATAGGATAGTCGATGCTAAGGCAAAACTTGTTATCACCGCTGATGGCGCATATAGAAGAGGAAAACCTTATCTTTTAAAACCAGTTGTTGATGTAGCTTTAGCTAAAGATTGTGAAAGCGTAGAAGCTGTTTTGGTTGTTAGAAGAAACAACGAAAAGATTGATTGGCACGAAGGTCGTGACTATGATTATAATCAGCTTATCCAAAATGAAAGCGGAAAATGTGAACCTGAAATAATGGATAGCGAAGATCCGTTATTTTTGCTTTATACCTCAGGAAGTACGGGAAAACCAAAAGGTGTTCAGCATGCACAGGCAGGATATATTCTCTGGGCACAACTGACTATGGAGTGGGTTTTTGATATAAAAGATGAAGATACATACTGGTGTACGGCAGATGTAGGCTGGATAACTGGACACACTTATATCGTTTACGGACCTTTGGCCGCGGGTGCCACTACAATGATGTACGAAGGAGTTCCAGTATATCCTGATCCAGGTAGATGGTGGAGAATGATTGAAGAGTATAAAGTAAATCAATTCTATACAGCCCCTACTGCTATTAGACTTTTACATAAACTTGGAGAAAATGAACCTAAAAAGTATGATTTAAGAAGCCTAAGGATCCTTGGAACCGTTGGTGAGCCTATAAATCCAGATGCATGGCTATGGTATTTTAACGAAGTTGGCGGCGGAAAATGTCCTATAGTAGATACTTGGTGGCAAACAGAAACAGGAGGACATATGATAAGCCCACTACCTGGAGCAACTCCTATAAAACCTGGTTCTGCTACATTCTCTCTTCCGGGAATCTTTGCGGAAATCATCGACCAAGAAGGAAATAAAAAAGAGCCTAATGAAAAAGGATATCTGTGTATTACAAAACCTTGGCCTAGTATGATAAGAACTATCTGGGGAGACCCTGATAGATTTGTTAAGAGCTATTTTGGAACTTGTAAAAAAGATGGAAAACCTGTATATTTTAGCGGTGACGGTGCTATCTATGATGAAGAGGGCTATATCTGGATAACTGGACGTATGGATGATGTTATAAATGTTAGCGGACATCGCTTAGGAACAGCCGAGATCGAAGCCGCCATAGGGCACCATCCAAGAGTCGCAGAGTGTGCGGTTGTAGGAAAACCTCACGAAGTTAAAGGAGAAAGTGTTTTTGCGTTTGTAGTGTTAAAAGATGATGAAGGCTTAGCCGACGAAGTTGAACTCACAAAAGAGATCAACGAAGTTATCACTAAAGATATAGGGCCTTTGGCAAAAGCTGACGAAATAGCTTTTGTTCCTGGACTTCCAAAAACAAGAAGCGGTAAAATCATGAGAAGAATCTTAAGAGCAATCGCAAAAGGCGAAGAGATTAAACAAGATACTTCAACTTTAGAAGATCCTAGCGTAGTAGAAAAAATCATTCAAATAGTTCAAAAATAA
- a CDS encoding tetratricopeptide repeat protein — MLKRAIELFEEDRYEEAMLIFEKLARDGDKEAMYYMGMFYYEGYGVQKDKKKAIEWWKRADRRGSIDAKYMLQTISTDSSIFGRE; from the coding sequence ATGCTTAAAAGAGCGATTGAACTCTTTGAAGAGGATAGATACGAAGAGGCAATGCTGATTTTTGAAAAGCTTGCAAGAGATGGAGACAAAGAGGCTATGTATTATATGGGGATGTTTTATTATGAAGGGTATGGAGTCCAAAAAGATAAAAAAAAGGCGATAGAGTGGTGGAAAAGAGCTGATAGAAGAGGAAGCATTGACGCAAAATATATGCTGCAGACTATAAGTACCGATTCGAGTATATTTGGGAGAGAGTGA
- a CDS encoding 3'-5' exonuclease, whose translation MDLKRWFYKKRLKDKRFEFIFNEDIPDEYVAIDTETTGLDPRKDEILSIAAILIKDNKILTGKSMHIKIKPQNEIDKTSIKIHKIRECDLKDAMEPKEAIERFLYFVKNRPLVGYYLDFDVKIIDRYLKKYFGFKLPNKKIEVSGLYYDYKQKVIPQGFIDLRFDTILKELNIPKLKTHNAFNDALMSAMIFLKLKNS comes from the coding sequence ATGGATTTGAAAAGATGGTTTTACAAAAAAAGGCTCAAAGATAAAAGGTTTGAGTTTATATTCAATGAGGATATACCTGACGAGTATGTGGCCATCGATACCGAAACAACCGGTCTGGACCCTAGAAAAGATGAGATTTTGTCAATTGCGGCTATCTTGATAAAAGATAACAAAATCTTAACAGGTAAGTCGATGCATATAAAAATCAAACCGCAAAATGAGATTGATAAAACAAGTATAAAAATTCATAAAATCAGAGAATGCGACCTTAAAGATGCTATGGAGCCCAAAGAGGCAATAGAGAGATTTTTATATTTTGTCAAAAACAGACCTCTTGTGGGTTACTATCTTGATTTTGACGTCAAAATTATAGATAGGTATTTAAAAAAGTATTTCGGATTTAAGTTGCCCAATAAAAAGATAGAAGTATCGGGGCTTTATTACGATTATAAACAAAAAGTTATACCGCAAGGTTTTATAGACCTGAGATTTGATACAATCTTGAAAGAGCTAAATATACCTAAGCTTAAAACACACAATGCCTTTAACGACGCGCTTATGAGCGCTATGATCTTTTTGAAATTAAAAAACAGTTAA
- the cheB gene encoding chemotaxis-specific protein-glutamate methyltransferase CheB has protein sequence MAKKALVIDDSALVRRFLSKELQELGFEVDVAKDGEEGLNKALKENYDLITLDIEMPKKDGLLVLEELMREKPTRVIVVSSYAVENGEIALKALDLGALTYITKPGGKSSIILDPQKIKEELKEKVLDIMKISKLSLMKRKSQVKKKVEPFKVKDFKARDDSKYVLIGASTGGPKLIETIAVSLPKDYPYPVCVVQHMPTSFTSKFAERLNSLSKIGVVEAKSGEVLMKGKMIIGKGGKHLHFRKNDDKIVIKLVPNSSGRFFVPSVDEMFFSALEVMEPRNIMAILLTGIGDDGADGMVALKKAGAYTIAESEESATVYGMPKEAYVRGGTVKVLPFEDILKEIIKFGEQNGV, from the coding sequence GTGGCTAAGAAAGCCTTGGTAATAGATGATTCGGCGTTAGTAAGAAGATTTTTATCTAAAGAGTTACAAGAACTAGGTTTTGAAGTTGACGTTGCCAAAGATGGAGAAGAAGGTTTAAATAAAGCTTTAAAAGAGAATTACGATCTGATAACTTTAGATATTGAGATGCCTAAAAAAGATGGTCTTTTGGTTTTGGAAGAGTTGATGAGAGAAAAACCCACTAGAGTAATTGTTGTCAGTTCCTATGCGGTAGAAAACGGTGAAATTGCTCTTAAAGCTTTAGATTTGGGAGCGCTTACATATATAACCAAACCTGGTGGAAAAAGTTCTATTATTCTTGATCCTCAAAAGATTAAAGAGGAGTTAAAAGAGAAAGTTTTAGATATTATGAAGATTTCCAAACTATCTTTAATGAAAAGGAAATCTCAAGTTAAAAAAAAGGTTGAGCCATTTAAGGTTAAAGACTTCAAAGCTAGGGATGATTCTAAATATGTTTTAATAGGCGCTTCAACCGGAGGACCTAAACTTATAGAGACGATAGCCGTATCTTTGCCTAAAGATTATCCATATCCTGTATGCGTTGTACAGCATATGCCAACTAGTTTTACGTCTAAGTTTGCCGAAAGACTTAATTCTCTTAGTAAAATAGGGGTAGTAGAGGCAAAAAGTGGAGAAGTTTTAATGAAAGGAAAAATGATAATAGGAAAAGGTGGAAAACATCTTCATTTTAGAAAAAATGATGACAAGATAGTTATAAAACTCGTACCAAACAGTAGCGGAAGATTTTTTGTTCCGAGTGTAGATGAGATGTTTTTTAGTGCATTGGAAGTGATGGAGCCTAGAAACATTATGGCTATTTTATTGACCGGTATAGGTGATGATGGCGCGGATGGAATGGTTGCCTTGAAAAAAGCTGGAGCCTATACTATTGCTGAGAGCGAAGAGAGCGCTACGGTTTATGGAATGCCAAAAGAAGCATATGTTAGAGGTGGAACTGTCAAAGTTTTACCTTTTGAAGATATTTTAAAAGAAATTATCAAGTTTGGAGAGCAAAATGGCGTTTAA
- the pyrF gene encoding orotidine-5'-phosphate decarboxylase, whose protein sequence is MKLCVALDLPTKKENISLAKELKEFDVWLKVGFRSFIRDSKEFLYKLKEINENFKIFLDLKLYDIPNTMADASEEIAKLDIDMFNIHASAGKKAMKAVMERIKKFEKRPLVLAVTALTSFDEESFRKIYGSPLEEKAKEFAKDAFESELDGVVCSVFESKQIKEVTSKDFITLTPGIRPFGEEAADQKRVADIKSAKENLVDFIVVGRPIYKAENPREVVERILTNL, encoded by the coding sequence ATGAAACTTTGCGTCGCTTTAGACCTTCCAACTAAAAAAGAAAATATCTCCTTGGCAAAAGAGTTAAAAGAGTTCGACGTTTGGTTAAAAGTAGGTTTTAGAAGCTTCATAAGAGACTCTAAAGAGTTTTTATACAAACTAAAAGAAATAAACGAGAATTTTAAAATTTTTCTAGATCTAAAACTTTACGATATTCCAAACACTATGGCCGATGCCTCAGAAGAGATAGCAAAACTAGATATAGATATGTTCAACATACACGCAAGTGCGGGTAAAAAAGCTATGAAAGCCGTTATGGAAAGAATCAAAAAATTTGAAAAAAGACCTCTTGTTTTGGCAGTAACCGCTTTAACATCTTTTGATGAGGAGAGTTTTAGAAAAATTTACGGTAGTCCTCTCGAAGAAAAAGCTAAAGAGTTTGCTAAAGACGCTTTTGAATCAGAACTAGACGGGGTCGTTTGTTCGGTTTTTGAGAGCAAACAGATAAAAGAGGTTACATCAAAAGATTTTATAACTTTAACACCCGGTATCAGACCTTTTGGTGAAGAGGCTGCAGATCAAAAAAGAGTAGCCGATATAAAAAGCGCTAAAGAAAATCTTGTCGATTTTATCGTGGTAGGAAGGCCTATCTACAAAGCCGAAAATCCAAGAGAGGTAGTAGAAAGGATATTGACAAATCTTTAA
- a CDS encoding MutS-related protein, with protein sequence MDIDTKELNELLNNKKRLLTDIYFELQKVFEAKYGQNTVVLMEVGSFFEIYEVNNEEFKIGKAKEIAEFLNIQLTRKNKSILENSVANPLMAGVPNFALERYLNRLVQSKKYTIVLVKQKGEPPNVKRYISNIISPGTNFDYQVEPTENYIVSLIIGENRGIYYGGYAAVDVTTGKCFVNEIYSTRDDKTYALDEIFNLLQTYNTSEVVITFDTDTDKEFIYNYLEIKNHYTFNENKERVKIGYQNELFAKIFSINSILTPIEYLDLERYPYASETLAFLLDFIIEHDPVIIEKLNRPVFLGNRHFVYLGNNALEQLNIISRDPDEMTLLKLLDKTSTPIGKRLLKERLLNPIMDEKELNRRYELIESLLEDYPKFERLLKQVYDIERILRRIKLKKIHPFEINYLHSSLYSIEKLFKEVQKYSLGIENFSIDEVYGFRKELERIFDFEESAKYRRDQIAGNIFNPGVNIFIDKIEEEIKDVLEKLETIKKHISSFFDLEEDYVNIGWLDSEGFYLTLTKNRFAAIEKELLKSFVTIDNKHYFLKDFNYKRLKNSVKITSELIDELSGQYTTLHSRLVALVKKSFLDTLSELERLYSALLEKLITFIGELDFAISGAKSAVLYNYTKPIISKSETLEFIGLRHPIIESREENGIYIPNDLLLGVIPKDLEHNHITLEASDNKEVKGILLYGINSSGKSSLMKSVGIAVIMAQAGFFVPAAYMRFSLIDKLFTRIISKDNLYKGLSTFAIEMLELKNIFNRATKNSLILGDEISHGTETYSALSIVSAAIKRLSEIGSYFIFATHLHQLTEIKSIKEIENIIFLHLGVTYDEESDRLIYNRKLQIGSGSTLYGLEFAKALHMDKRFLDEAYRIRKELTKEFSEMELLKRKRRSRYNKSLYLTKCAICNEIVEEVHHIEPKSKANRGFIEHFKANHRFNLIPLCSKHHRMVHEGKLIISGFVMTEEGLKLHYIEID encoded by the coding sequence TTGGATATCGATACAAAAGAGCTTAATGAACTTTTAAACAACAAAAAGAGACTTTTAACGGATATCTATTTTGAACTTCAAAAAGTTTTTGAGGCTAAATATGGTCAAAACACCGTAGTGCTTATGGAGGTTGGCTCCTTTTTTGAAATTTACGAGGTTAATAACGAAGAGTTTAAAATCGGTAAAGCAAAAGAGATAGCCGAATTTTTAAATATTCAGCTTACTAGAAAAAACAAATCGATTTTGGAAAACTCCGTAGCCAATCCTTTAATGGCCGGAGTTCCAAATTTCGCATTAGAGAGATATCTAAATCGTCTAGTTCAGAGTAAAAAATATACTATCGTTTTAGTTAAACAAAAAGGGGAGCCTCCCAATGTAAAAAGATATATATCAAACATAATATCTCCGGGAACAAATTTCGATTATCAAGTAGAGCCTACGGAAAACTACATAGTTTCGCTGATTATAGGGGAAAATAGAGGGATATATTATGGAGGATATGCGGCAGTTGATGTTACTACCGGCAAATGTTTTGTAAACGAGATCTACTCTACGAGGGACGACAAAACCTACGCTTTGGATGAGATATTTAATCTTTTGCAAACTTACAATACTTCAGAAGTAGTCATAACTTTTGATACCGATACTGACAAAGAGTTTATATACAACTATCTAGAGATTAAGAATCACTACACTTTTAACGAAAACAAAGAACGAGTCAAGATAGGTTACCAAAACGAACTGTTTGCAAAAATTTTTTCTATAAACTCCATTTTGACTCCTATTGAGTATTTAGATCTTGAGAGATATCCTTATGCGAGTGAAACTCTTGCATTTTTGCTAGATTTTATCATCGAACATGATCCGGTTATTATTGAAAAGCTTAATCGTCCTGTATTTTTGGGAAATCGACACTTTGTCTATCTTGGAAACAACGCTCTTGAGCAGCTAAATATCATCTCAAGAGACCCAGACGAGATGACTCTTTTAAAACTTCTTGACAAAACCTCGACTCCTATAGGAAAAAGGCTTTTAAAAGAGAGGCTTTTAAATCCTATAATGGATGAAAAAGAGCTAAATAGAAGATATGAACTGATTGAATCTTTGTTGGAGGATTATCCTAAATTTGAGAGGCTTTTAAAACAGGTTTACGATATAGAGAGGATTTTAAGAAGAATAAAACTGAAAAAAATACACCCTTTTGAGATAAATTATCTCCACTCCTCTTTATACTCTATTGAGAAACTCTTTAAAGAGGTTCAAAAGTATAGTTTAGGGATAGAAAATTTTTCAATTGATGAGGTTTATGGATTTAGAAAAGAGTTGGAAAGAATTTTTGATTTTGAAGAGAGTGCTAAATATAGAAGAGACCAGATAGCTGGGAATATTTTTAATCCTGGTGTAAATATTTTTATAGATAAGATAGAAGAGGAGATAAAGGATGTACTTGAAAAATTAGAAACTATAAAAAAACATATCTCCTCCTTTTTTGATTTGGAAGAGGATTACGTAAATATAGGTTGGCTCGATAGCGAAGGATTTTACCTGACACTTACCAAAAACAGATTCGCAGCTATCGAAAAAGAGCTATTGAAAAGTTTTGTTACTATTGACAACAAGCACTACTTTTTAAAAGATTTTAACTACAAAAGATTGAAAAATAGCGTCAAGATAACCTCTGAACTGATAGATGAGCTTTCAGGCCAATATACCACTTTGCATTCTCGACTAGTAGCGCTTGTTAAAAAAAGTTTTTTAGATACTTTAAGTGAGTTGGAAAGACTATATAGTGCTCTTTTAGAAAAATTGATAACTTTTATAGGAGAATTGGACTTTGCCATAAGTGGAGCTAAAAGTGCAGTGCTTTATAACTATACCAAGCCTATTATCAGCAAGAGTGAGACTTTAGAGTTTATAGGACTTCGCCATCCTATTATCGAGTCTAGAGAAGAGAACGGCATATATATACCAAATGATCTCCTACTAGGCGTAATTCCAAAAGATCTTGAACATAATCACATAACTTTGGAAGCGAGTGATAATAAAGAGGTTAAGGGAATATTGCTTTACGGTATCAACTCCAGCGGAAAATCATCTCTTATGAAAAGTGTAGGAATTGCAGTAATTATGGCGCAGGCTGGTTTTTTTGTACCGGCGGCTTATATGAGATTTTCACTTATAGACAAACTATTTACAAGAATTATCTCAAAAGATAATCTATACAAAGGGCTTTCCACATTTGCCATAGAGATGCTTGAACTAAAAAACATATTTAACAGAGCTACAAAAAACTCTTTGATTTTAGGAGATGAGATAAGTCACGGGACGGAGACGTATTCAGCTCTATCGATTGTTAGCGCAGCTATAAAAAGACTTAGTGAAATAGGCTCATATTTTATCTTTGCTACGCACCTTCATCAGCTAACAGAGATAAAGAGTATAAAAGAGATAGAAAATATTATATTTTTGCATCTTGGAGTTACTTATGATGAAGAGAGCGATAGACTCATCTATAACAGAAAGCTTCAAATAGGAAGCGGAAGTACTTTGTATGGTCTTGAGTTTGCAAAAGCTTTACACATGGATAAAAGATTTTTGGATGAAGCTTATAGGATAAGGAAAGAGCTTACAAAAGAGTTTAGTGAAATGGAGCTTTTAAAAAGGAAAAGAAGAAGCAGATACAATAAAAGCTTATATCTGACAAAATGTGCTATCTGTAATGAGATAGTTGAGGAAGTACACCATATAGAGCCCAAATCCAAAGCAAATAGAGGTTTCATAGAGCATTTTAAGGCAAACCATAGATTTAACCTGATACCTTTATGTTCCAAGCATCATAGAATGGTTCATGAAGGCAAACTGATAATCAGCGGTTTTGTTATGACTGAAGAAGGTCTAAAGTTGCATTATATTGAAATTGATTAA
- a CDS encoding CheR family methyltransferase, with the protein MKLSEEQLKKIRDLIAVKTGIYMDDNKLLNIYRKKIEEFVDRAKYKSFESFYSTLVFEKDKELLQDFISLITVNETYFFREKYQFEALIKNLLPELDKLRPKGESIKILSAPCSSGEELYSIAIYILEEEKIIEKRDIALIGIDIDKVMIEKAKRGVYTKRSISKIPSDLLRKYFDFNGTVYKIKNEISKNMTFEMANVLDFYSLKRLGSFDVIFSRNMLIYFDDKTRREVFASFYSILKPGGYLLLGHAEKVPEDMKLFKRIKLEDSIVYKKV; encoded by the coding sequence ATGAAACTAAGTGAAGAGCAACTTAAAAAGATTAGAGACTTAATTGCCGTTAAAACAGGTATATATATGGATGATAATAAATTATTAAATATTTACAGAAAAAAGATTGAGGAGTTTGTCGATAGAGCAAAATATAAAAGTTTTGAATCTTTTTACAGTACTTTGGTTTTTGAAAAAGATAAAGAGCTATTACAAGATTTTATTAGTTTGATAACTGTTAATGAAACATACTTTTTTAGAGAAAAGTATCAGTTTGAAGCGTTAATTAAAAATTTATTGCCTGAACTAGATAAATTAAGACCGAAAGGAGAGTCGATTAAGATTTTGAGCGCGCCATGTTCCTCCGGTGAAGAACTCTATTCAATTGCTATTTACATATTGGAAGAAGAAAAAATAATTGAAAAAAGAGATATAGCTCTAATTGGTATTGATATAGATAAGGTTATGATTGAAAAAGCAAAGAGAGGAGTTTATACAAAAAGAAGTATTAGTAAAATTCCTTCAGATTTATTGAGAAAATATTTTGATTTTAATGGAACTGTATATAAAATTAAAAATGAGATCTCAAAAAATATGACATTTGAGATGGCGAATGTGCTTGATTTTTATTCATTAAAAAGATTGGGTAGCTTCGATGTTATATTTTCTAGAAATATGTTGATATATTTTGATGATAAAACAAGGAGAGAGGTTTTTGCATCTTTTTATTCGATATTGAAACCTGGAGGATATCTTCTTTTAGGACATGCGGAGAAAGTTCCTGAAGATATGAAGCTTTTTAAAAGAATCAAACTTGAAGATAGTATAGTTTATAAAAAGGTTTAA